One Terriglobia bacterium DNA segment encodes these proteins:
- a CDS encoding DUF4440 domain-containing protein: MLKLGLLLLISNLALGQALPQHPQQCAVPGIESVIQKVAQDWKDGYNSGNPDAVAALYAEDATYLTQHFATGIVHGRPAIKAYVKRGTDAKYKIESLKVLASSCSQEFAYAITRYDSMNAGQSVFGVNLVIIRKIKGKWLIVAHESAVPDPNIAMRTLEIPDK, translated from the coding sequence ATGTTGAAACTCGGACTGCTGTTGCTTATCTCGAATCTCGCACTTGGGCAGGCTTTGCCACAACATCCCCAACAATGCGCTGTTCCCGGGATCGAAAGCGTAATTCAGAAGGTCGCCCAGGATTGGAAAGACGGCTACAACTCTGGCAATCCCGACGCGGTGGCGGCGCTTTACGCCGAAGACGCAACCTACCTCACGCAGCACTTCGCCACCGGCATCGTTCATGGCCGCCCCGCTATCAAGGCGTACGTGAAACGAGGCACCGATGCCAAGTACAAGATCGAATCGCTGAAAGTGCTGGCTTCCAGTTGCTCCCAAGAATTCGCGTATGCCATCACTCGCTACGATTCCATGAACGCCGGACAAAGCGTCTTCGGAGTGAATCTCGTAATCATCCGGAAGATCAAAGGCAAGTGGCTGATCGTAGCGCACGAATCCGCCGTCCCCGACCCCAACATCGCCATGCGTACCCTCGAAATCCCTGACAAATAG
- a CDS encoding helix-turn-helix transcriptional regulator yields the protein MKPKGTWKNIGEYIRFRRIKEGMTIRELAGLAGMTSTLLFNIESGKNDPKLKSVEKIAMGFGEPEMKFLGRFYGQRRHRNRGS from the coding sequence ATGAAACCAAAGGGAACCTGGAAAAACATTGGGGAGTATATCCGTTTCCGACGTATCAAAGAAGGGATGACGATTCGCGAACTGGCGGGGCTGGCGGGAATGACGTCGACGCTGCTGTTCAACATAGAATCGGGAAAAAACGATCCGAAGCTCAAGTCGGTTGAGAAGATCGCGATGGGCTTTGGGGAGCCGGAGATGAAATTTCTCGGCAGGTTCTATGGTCAGCGTCGGCATCGAAATCGGGGAAGCTAG